The Corynebacterium poyangense genome includes a window with the following:
- a CDS encoding penicillin-binding transpeptidase domain-containing protein, whose amino-acid sequence MNRSIRHLTLFCLLLTLVLVANLTLIHGFRHEEYANNPKNPRIRIETQSIARGTITAGGQVLAESHPDENGIYHRSYPTDPVAFSPITGYLSNIYGTSGLENSQNDILNGTDDSLITNRWREMFLGKDQVGANVETSIIPEVQETAYNALARSGYQGAVVAIKPSTGEILAMASSPSFDANGLSNDDTAESTWNTLSNDSTNPLLNHATQETLPPGSTFKIITTAAGLQHGYSPDSKLTGAPSITLPGTEQTLTNYDAQPCAGGGEVTLRTAFALSCNTAFVQMGIGTGVDALRETAQAFGVGQSYDLGIPTAAGALGDIPDQASLGQSSIGQRDVSMSALQAAVMAATVANNGKRMEPHLISRITGADLHEISRTKPKELNQAIPEDIAAQIRDLMIGSERSTHGYAGEDIASKTGTAEHGGPGDPPHTWYVAFGPSQNADVAVAVVVKNGGGMGLGATGGAVSSPIGREVLNTALRYLKQ is encoded by the coding sequence GGTTTCCGTCACGAGGAATACGCAAATAACCCCAAGAATCCACGAATCCGGATAGAAACCCAATCCATTGCTCGTGGGACTATTACCGCCGGCGGGCAAGTTCTAGCGGAATCTCACCCGGATGAAAATGGTATCTATCATCGCAGTTATCCGACGGACCCCGTCGCTTTCTCCCCCATCACCGGGTATCTGTCCAATATCTATGGGACATCGGGGCTAGAGAACAGCCAAAATGACATTCTCAACGGTACTGATGACTCGTTGATTACTAATCGTTGGCGAGAGATGTTCCTAGGGAAAGATCAGGTGGGTGCCAACGTAGAAACCAGTATCATCCCGGAGGTCCAAGAAACTGCCTATAACGCGTTGGCGCGGTCTGGCTATCAAGGTGCAGTAGTAGCCATCAAACCAAGCACCGGGGAAATCCTCGCCATGGCTTCTTCTCCTAGCTTTGATGCCAATGGCCTGAGCAATGATGACACTGCTGAAAGCACCTGGAACACCTTGAGCAACGACAGCACTAACCCCCTGCTCAACCACGCTACCCAGGAAACCTTGCCCCCTGGTTCTACCTTCAAAATCATCACCACTGCGGCCGGTTTACAGCACGGCTACAGCCCAGATTCCAAACTGACCGGCGCCCCCTCTATTACCCTGCCGGGCACCGAACAAACCTTGACCAACTATGATGCCCAGCCCTGTGCCGGAGGAGGCGAAGTCACCCTACGTACTGCTTTTGCCCTGTCCTGCAACACCGCCTTTGTTCAAATGGGCATTGGGACCGGGGTAGACGCTCTGCGAGAAACCGCCCAGGCTTTTGGCGTCGGGCAATCTTATGACCTTGGGATTCCCACCGCCGCTGGCGCCTTGGGTGACATTCCAGACCAGGCTTCCCTGGGGCAAAGCTCTATTGGCCAACGAGATGTCAGCATGTCAGCTCTTCAAGCAGCCGTCATGGCTGCCACCGTGGCTAATAACGGCAAACGCATGGAGCCGCACCTCATTTCCCGGATCACCGGCGCAGATCTACATGAGATCTCACGCACCAAACCGAAGGAATTGAATCAAGCTATTCCGGAAGACATTGCCGCTCAGATTCGTGACCTCATGATTGGGTCTGAGCGTTCTACTCACGGCTATGCCGGTGAGGACATCGCATCGAAAACCGGAACCGCCGAACACGGCGGGCCTGGGGATCCGCCCCACACCTGGTACGTCGCTTTCGGCCCGTCCCAAAACGCAGATGTGGCAGTAGCTGTGGTGGTCAAGAATGGCGGCGGAATGGGACTAGGCGCCACTGGCGGCGCAGTGTCTTCTCCCATCGGTCGGGAAGTTCTCAACACAGCATTGCGCTATCTCAAGCAATAA